In the genome of Oncorhynchus gorbuscha isolate QuinsamMale2020 ecotype Even-year linkage group LG05, OgorEven_v1.0, whole genome shotgun sequence, the window CCTCGTGGAGTAGAATGCATTAGTCCTTAAAATGAACTTTATCAGTACCTATTGAGACCTCGTGGAGTAGAATGCTCAGCTGGGCATTAGTCCTTAAAATGAACTTTATCAGTACCTATTGAGACCTCATGGAGTAGAATGCATTAGTCCTTAAAATGAACTTTATCAGTACCTATTGAGACCTCGTGGAGTAGAATGCTCAGCTGGGCATTAGTCCTTAAAATGAACTTTATCAGTACCTATTGAGACCTCATGGAGTAGAATGCATTAGTCCTTAAAATGAACTTTATCAGTACCTATTGAGACCTCGTGGAGTAGAATGCTCAGCTGGGCATTAGTCCTTAAAATGAACTTTATCAGTACCTATTGAGACCTCATGGAGTAGAATGCATTAGTCCTTAAAATGAACTTTATCAGTACCTATTGAGACCTCGTGGAGTAGAATGCTCAGCTGGGCATTAGTCCTTAAAATGAACTTAATCAGTACCTATTGAGACCTCGTGGAGTAGAATGCATTAGTCCTTAAAATGAACTTCATCAGTACCTATTGAGACCTCGTGGAGTAGAATGCATTAGTCCATAAAATGAACTTTATCAGTACCTATTGAGACCTCGTGGAGTAGAATGCATTAGTCCTTAAAATGAACTTTATCAGTACCTATTGAGACCTCGTGGAGTAGAATGCATTAGTCCTTAAAATGAACTTCATCAGTACCTATTGAGACCTCGTGGAGTAGAATGCTCAGCTGGGCATTAGTCCTTAAAATGAACTTTATCAGTACCTATTGAGACCTCGTGGAGTAGAATGCATTAGTCCTTAAAATGAACTTTATCAGTACCTATTGAGACCTCGTGGAGTAGAATGCATTAGTCCTTAAAATGAACTTTATCAGTACCTATTGAGACCTCGTGGAGTAGAATGCATTAGTCCTTAAAATGAACTTTATCAGTACCTATTGAGACCTCGTGGAGTAGAATGCATTAGTCCTTAAAATGAACTTTATCAGTACCTATTGAGACCTCGTGGAGTAGAATGCATTAGTCCTTAAAATGAACTTTATCAGTACCTATTGAGACCTCGTGGAGTAGAATGCATTAGTCCTTAAAATGAACTTTATCAGTACCTATTGAGACCTCGTGGAGTAGAATGTTCAGCTGGGCATTAGTCCTTAAAATGAACTTTATCAGTACCTATTGAGACCTCGTGGAGTAGAATGCTCAGCTGGGCATTAGTCCTTAAAATGAACCTTCAAAACAGTACTGTGACCAAACTACTTTTGACTTGATCCCAGggctaaagtagtgtactagatAAGGAATAGGGGCACCATTTGTCACTGAACATGGGATGGACACATGGCCAATCACAAAGCAGGCGTTAAGCTTCCCTGAAATAGCCAGGCTTCCCTGGGCACCAGGCCAGGCTGACATGTTGGTGTTGTTATTACCTCCTAGTGTTCATGTTGCTTTCTATTCATTCTGTTCCACTCAACTATTCCTGATCTGCTCTGTCCACACGACAAGGTACTGCTGTAGTTTTGGCTGACCTGTGTCTAACCTGCTCTGTCCACACGACAAGGTACTGCTGTAGTGTTGGCTGACCTGTGTCTAACCTGCTCTGTCCACACGACAAGGTACTGCTGCAGTGTTGGCAAGGGTTACCAACCACCCTTGTTCCCCGCCCACGAGGTTGAGGTTGCGGTTCCCTCTGTCCAGGACCATCTGCGCCGTTGTCACCGTACCTGGAGGAAGGCCCGAGCTGCCCTTCTTCGTGCCTCCGACAGGACCCAGTCCCAAGCCAACCGTCGCCGGTCCTCAGCTCCAGTCTACACTCCCAGCCTCTCTCAGGATCCATCCTACCCTCCACGTATCCCTAAttaaacctgtctcctcctgcAGCAGCTCCTCCACCCCCTCGGCTCATCGATGACCATCCTGCCTCTACCGTGCGGCGGCTTCTGGACGTGCGCCGTCATGGTCGTGGCTGGCAGTACCTGGTGGCCTGGAAGGGATACGGGCCTGAAGAGCGCTGCTGGGTGCCCAGCTGTCACATTCTGGACCCCTCCCTCTTGCGGGATTTCTATACCTCACACCCAGATAAGCCTGGTCGGGCGCCAGGTGTCGCCTGTAGACAAGGGTAcagtcacatctgctcctgcaacgccctctactgctcatcctgtgtttccttgacctgccgccactcccccaggactctctctccctctctgtgtgattgtgtgggcggagacaggtgtgctggagtcagagcagatccccaccagctgcaacctgttccataatcaagacctctacaaatactctgccggatcgtaatctctgctcagtcagtctacgCTTCTAGCCGTTTGTTACTGTTAGATCCTGTTGTGCCTGTTTTCCCTGCCTGACGCTGTTTTCCTCTCCGCTACAGTTCtgcccgctctgactctggtccctgtctccagtcccacgtctcatcatcctgctactctgtcctggattccccactctactactcccttggattcccctccggacctgcttaccctgtgccaacccctctcgctccagcctcagtcTCCCAACCTGCTTACCCTGTGccaacccctctcgctccagcctcagtctcccgacctgcttaccctgtgccaacccctctcgctccagcctcagcctccgtaCCTGCTTACCCTGTGccaacccctctcgctccagcctcagcctccgcacCTGGTTTCCTGCAACCCACCCGAGCTTCCCCTTGCCTGCACACCATCTTCCCCttgtgtttcaataaatacctttgTTACTTCATCCAAGTCCCctcatctgagtctgctcttggttTCCCCTGTTCCACTCTGCGTAACAAggtcatcaggaagtccaggtctTCTAGATGTTGTGATGAAAGAGCCAagtcatcaggaagtccaggtctTCTAGATGTTGTGATGAAAGAGCCAAGTCATCAGGAAGTCAAGGTCTTCTAGATGTTGTGATGAAAGAGCCAAGTCATCAGGAAGTCAAGGTCTTCTAGATGTTGTGATCAAAGAGCCAAGTCATCAGGAAGTCAAGGTCTTCTAGATGTTGTGATCAAAGAGCCAAGTCATCAGGAAGTCAAGGTCTTCTAGATGAGTGGGTCCATTGTATTCCTCTTGCCTGATCTTCTGTTGTTCGTCACATGACGCAGTCTCCATCATATTCCTCTTGCCTGATCGTCTGTTTGTCACATGACCCAATCTCCATCGTTTTCCTCTTGCCTGATCTTCTGTAGTTCGTCACATGACCCAGTCTACTGTCAGGTTGAAGAGTAAGGCTGACGTCACACAACCTTTACGAACTCCAGCCTTCACAGCAAAGCTCATGTCGCTCGTTCCCACAGTGCATGAAAAGTTGCTGAAGTACTGTTTTATGATGTTAACAACATGGCTCGGGATTCATAAGATCTTCCATAGGCTTTCGCTCTGAATGTTGTCCAAGGCCTTCTGGAAGTCAATAAAGTTGATGTAAAGTTGAGTTTTCGTTGCCACCGACCTAATCCAGTATTGTCATAAATATTGACTATGATGACCAATCTAATCCAGTATTGTTGTGAATATTGATTATGATGACCGACCTAATCCAGTATTGTCATGAATATTGATTATGATGACCAATCTAGTATTGTCAAGAAAATTGATTATGATGACCAATCTAGTATTGTCAAGAATATTGATTATGATGACCAATCTAATCCAGTATTGTCATGAATATTGATTATGATGACCAATCTAATCCAGTATTGCTGGACCagggaacaaagctgagaccctcctctcttcaactgggaccagggaacaaagctgagaccctcctctATTCAACTGGGACAagggaacaaagctgagaccctccGCTCTTCAACTGGGACCAAGgaacaaagctgagaccctcctctcttcaactgggtacagggaacaaagctgagaccctcctctcttcaactgggacaagggaacaaagctgagaccctccgctcttcaactgggaccagggaacaaagctgagaccctcctcccttcaactgggaccagggaacaaagctgagacactcctctcttcaactgggaccagggaacaaagctgagaccctcctctcttcaactgggaccagggaacaaagctgagaccctcctctcttcaactgggacaagggaacaaagctgagaccctccgctcttcaactgggaccagggaacaaagctgataccctcctctcttcaactgggaccagggaacaaagctgagaccctcctctcttcaactgggacaagggaacaaagctgagaccctcctctcttcaactgggaccagggaacaaagctgagactctcctctcttcaactgggaccagggaacaaagctgagaccctcctctcttcaactgggaccagggaacaaagctgagaccctcctGTCTTCAACTGGGACAagggaacaaagctgagaccctcctctcttcaacaaagctgagaccctcctctcttcaacttggaccagggaacaaagctgagaccctcctctcttcaactgggaccagggaacaaagctgagaccctcctGTCTTCAACTGGGACAAGGGAACAAAGCTGAGAACCTCCTCTCTTCAACTGGGACAagggaacaaagctgagaccctcctctcttcaactgggacaagggaacaaagctgagaccctcctctcttcaactgggaccagggaacaaagctgagaccctcctctcttcaactgGGACCAGGGAACAACGCTGAGACCCTCCTGTCTTCAACTGGGACCagggaacaaagctgagaccctcctctcttcaactgggacaagggaacaaagctgagaccctcctctcttcaactggtaccagggaacaaagctgagacccCTCCTTCAACTCAACTGGGACCagggaacaaagctgagaccctcctctcttcaactgggaccagggaacaaagctgagaccctcctctcttcaactgggaccagggaacaaagctgagaccctcctctcttcaactgggaccagggaacaaagctgagaccctccgctcttcaactgggaccagggaacaaagctgagaccctcaactgggaccagggaacaaagctcccttcaactgggaccagggaacaaagctgagaccctcctctcttcaactgggacaagggaacaaagctgagaccctcctctcttcaactgggaccagggaacaaagctgagaccctcctcaactgggaccagggaacaaagctgagaccctactctcttcaactgggacaagggaacaaagctgagaccctcctctctTTAACTGGGACAagggaacaaagctgagaccctcctctcttcaactgggaccagggaacaaagctgagaccctcctctcttcaactgGGACAAAGCAGGGGACCacaaagctgagaccctcctctcttcaactgggacaagggaacaaagctgagaccctccgctcttcaactgggaccagggaacaaagctgagaccctccgctcttcaactgggaccagggaacaaagctgagaccctcctctcttcaactgggaccagggaacaaagctgagaccctcctctcttcaactgggaccagggaacaaagctgagaccctcctctcttcaactgggaccagggaacaaagctgagaccctcctctcttcaactgggacaagggaacaaagctgagaccctcctctcttcaactggtaccagggaacaaagctgagaccctcctctcttcaactgggaccagggaacaaagctgagacccTACTATCTTCAACTGGGACAAGGTaacaaagctgagaccctcctctctTTAACTGGGACAagggaacaaagctgagaccctcctctcttcaactgggaccagggaacaaagctgagaccctcctctcttcaactgggaccagggaacaaagctgagaccctcctctcttcaactgggaccagggaacaaagctgagaccctccgctcttcaactgggaccagggaacaaagctgagaccctcctctcttcaactgggacaagggaacaaagctgagaccctcctGTCTTCAACTGGGACAagggaacaaagctgagaccctcctctctccaactgggaccagggaacaaagctgagaccctcctctcttcaactgggaccagggaacaaagctgagaccctcctctcttcaactgggaccagggaacaaagctgagaccctcctctcttcaactgggaccagggaacaaagctgagaccctcctctcttcaactgggacaagggaacaaagctgagaccctccgctcttcaactgggaccagggaacaaagctgagaccctcctctcttcaactgggaccagggaacaaagctgagaccctcctctcttcaactgggacaagggaacaaagctgagaccctcctGTCTTCAACTGGGACAagggaacaaagctgagaccctcctGTCTTCAACTGGGACCAGGGAACAAAGCTGTGGTTTTCCcagaattgcattttgaaatgttatACGATCATAACCCATTTTTGTCTCTCAAGTGCGTCGTGGAAGAGGAGACCGGCTCCCCTTCACCACAGCAGCAGGCTACAGCGAGGACATAGGCAGAGGGGGGCTGGGCAGACATTCTCATCACAGGATAATGAGGATAATGCCCTTTACTGTACGACCAAATCGTGGTTTTAGCTGGCCATAAAAACAGAGGACGTTTTGAGTTGCCAATTCAGATCCAGGATGTTGAGTGTCTGTCAcggccctgaccatagagagccttttcattctctatgtttggttagggtgtgactagggtgggtaatctaggttgttgtatttctatgttggcctggtatggtttccaatcagaggcaACTGATCATATTTTTCACAGCCATTTcctcactgtttgtttgttgtgggaccttgtttatgtgtagttgcctgttagCATGCTATTCGTCGTCACGTTTCGGTCCTTCTTCATTGTTTTTTTTGTGCGTTTCAGTTAATAAACACGTGGAAACCATATcccgctgcaccttggtccaataattattatgacgaacgtgacaccgTCTAACTGATGACTTTGAATCAGCCTATTAGAAAACTGTCCCGGCCGTTGTCCACCGACTGTAGCGAACTGAGGAGAGCTGCTCAACATGATTTGAGGAGAAAGGCTCCAGGCTATTCATTCATCGTCAACAAAAGGAGGTGATTGTTTTCACCACCACTAAGGACTTTGTGTGTTTTGAATGAAAATGTACAAACACAACCAATAATAGAAGTGCTCATATTAAAGCCCTTTTTCAGCAGGTGTTGTCTTACGCAAGATAAACAATGGCTGAATACGCTCCTATTCACAATATAgagcactgctttagaccaggccccatagagctctggtcaaaagtagtgcactacatagggaatagggtgcatttgagACACAGTAAAAAAAACGGTAGAGTGGCCTGCCAGCCTCCTGTCCCCTGTCCTCCAGTCCATTAAAACAGGATAACACATCACTAGACTCTATCCCTAGACTCCATCCCTAGACTCCATCACTAGACTCCATCACTGCTCCATCACTAGACTCCATCCCTAGACTCCATCCCTAGACTCCATCACTAGACTCCATCACTGCTCCATCACTAGACCTCATCACTAGACTCCATCACTGCTCCATCACTAGACTCATTCACTGCTCCATCACTAGACTCCATCACTAGACTCCATCACTAGACCCCATCACTAGACCCCATCACTAGACTCCATCACTAGACTCCATCACTGCTCCATCACTAGACTCCATCACTAGACTCATTCACTGCTCCATCACTAGACTCCATCACTAGACTCCATCACTAGACTCATTCACTGCTCCATCACTAGACTCCATCACTAGACTCCATCACTAGACCCCATCACTAGACCCCATCACTAGACCCCATCACTAGACTCCATCACTAGATTCATTCACTGCTCCATCACTAGACTCCATCACTAGACTCATTCACTGCTCCATCACTAGACTCCATCACTAGACTCATTCACTGCTCCATCACTAGACTCCATCACTAGACTCCATCACTAGACTCATTCACTGCTCCATCACTAGACTCCATCACTAGACTCCATCACTGCTCCATCACTAGACTCCATCACTAGACTCCATCAAAAGACTCCATCACTAGACTCCATCACTAGACTCCATCACTAGACTCCATCACTGCTCCATCACTAGACTCCATCACTAGACTCCATCACTATACTCCATCACTAGACTCCATCACTAGACTCCATACGCCTCAATAATGCAGAAAGAGAAAGCTACAtcctccagacagaccagtcaaccctccatcctccagacagaccagtcaaccctccatcctccagacagaccagtcaatcctccatcctccagacagaccagtcaaccctccatcctccagacagacagaaaccagcaacctccagacagaccagtcaaccctccagacagaccagtcaaccctccatcctccagacagaccagtcaaccctccagacagaccagtcaaccctccagacagaccagtcaaccctccatcctccagacagaccagtcaaccctccatcctccagacagaccagtcaaccCTCCAGACAGATCAGTCAACCCTCCAGACAGGCCAGTcaaccctccagacagaccagtcaaccCTCCAGACAGATCAGTCAACCCTCCAGACAGGCCAGTcaaccctccagacagaccagtcaaccctccagacagaccagtcaaccctccagacagaccagtcaaccctccagacagaccagtcaaccCTCCATCCTCCAGACAAACCAGTcaaccctccagacagaccagtcaaccctccatcctccagacagaccagtcaaccctccagacagaccagttaaccctccatcctccagacagaccagtcaaccctccatcctccagacagaccagtcaaccctccagacagaccagtcaaccctccagacagaccagtcaaccATCCAtcctccagacagaccagtcaaccctccagacagaccagtcaaccctccatcctccagacagaccagtcaaccctccagacagaccagtcaaccCTCCCGACAGACCAGTCAACCCTCCAGACAGATCAGTcaaccctccagacagaccagtcaaccctccagacagaccagtcaaccctccagacaggccagtcaaccctacagacagaccagtcaaccctccagacagaccagtcaacactccagacagaccagtcaacactccatcctccagacagaccagtcaaccctccagacagaccagtcaaccCTCCAGACAGATCAGATATGGAGCCTCTCACCTCTACACAGCAGAGATCACATCCATAACAGATACAACTTGCATCCCTGTACTGTACTTAGTCACAGGAGCGCgctcacacaccaccacacactctctctctccacaccaccacacacactctctcacagaccacacacactctctctcacacacacaccacacacactctctctcacacattctctctcacacatacaccacacacactctctctcacacaccacacacactctctctcacacacacacaccacacacacactctctcacacaccacacacgctctctctcacacattctctctcacacatacaccacacacactctctctcacacaccacacacactctctctcacacacacacaccacacacacactctctcacacaccacacacgctctctctcacacaccacacacactctctctcacacacacactctctcacacaccacacacaccctctctcacacacacaccacacacactctctcacacaccacacacactctctctcacacacacacaccacacacactctctctcacacaccacacacactctctctcacacaccacacacactctctctcacacacacaccacaaaccagcacaaggacacacacatttgtaaatgcacagacacacaggtaagcatgcaaacacacacacaaatccgtCATAAAAAGTAATCCTATAAAAATTGAAAGTGAAAGGAAACTAGGAGAAATGTAATCAAATCTGCAGAACAGAAAATATTGTATTGATGAAAAGCTCCCATTGATCTGGGAAAACAACGGTCTGATCTCTAAATGGACCTCCTCTTTTCAACCCTGCAGTGATGATCCATTATGAAGCAGACTGAATGCTGCTGGATCAATGAttatgtctcaaatggcaccctattccctatatagggcactacattagaccagagccctatggcaccctattccctatatagggcactacattagaccagagccctatggcaccttattccctatatagtgcactactttagaccagagccctatggcaccttattccctatatagtgcactactttagaccagagccctattccctatatagtgcactactttagaccagagccctattccctatatagtgcactactttagaccagagccctattccctatatagtgcactactttagaccagagccctattccctatatagtgcactactttagaccagagccctatggcaccctattccctatatagggcactactttagaccagagccctatggcaccctattccctatatagggcactactttagaccagagccctatggcaccctattccctaatatatagtgcactactttagaccagagccctatggcaccctattccctaatatatagtgcactactttagaccacaccCATGTAGCGAAAAGGGTACAATTTGTGAAACAGTTAATATCTCAGCGTCCTCTTCATCTGTGAGCATCACTTTAATAAAGGCTTCCACTACCACCACATACAGTAgtctagagagggagggggctgtgtgtgtgtgagaataacTAACCAATCACAATACGTATCCCACTGGAGATGTTTTCTCACTAACCAATCAGTGGATCTCTAGGCTTCTCTACTCTGTCCAATGTTCCAGAATGCCTACATCTGAAAGCTCCGGTCTTGTTCTGCATGTGACCACACAAAGCGCTTATGGTGTTTAAAACAGCACCGTGGACAGACTGAAGTGGCTTCCGTTCAGATGAATAAGAAACAGCCCCACGATACTTagacaaccaaccaaccagtttGATTTGGTTCGTCCAGCGGGAACGGGTCTGTCTCTCACGCTGAGCTGAGCTGACATTTAACAGTGTTTGTTTTATATAATCATCACCATCCAGATGTGCATCTAAGAAGACGGCGACGGCATTAATGGACTTTCCGTTATTTTTTTGTTTGCGAGCCGACGCTGCCTGGAGTTGTTCTGTCTGGATACTGTGGAGTTGATGTTTAATAGGAAACACCTGTAGCTGAATCCGCTACACAGTCTCTAATATATTGGACTATTATTAGCCACAAACCaacagaaatgttttgatacacTATCTATTTTCTGCAGGCAGGGAGGGCTGGTCTCTCTGACGCTGTCGGCCATCTAATCTCCAATGCAAAAGAGCGAAGGTAAAGCCATTTACTGGTCCATTAATATCTAAGCTTCTCTCTCGGCTCTCTGTGCTGCTCGCAGACAGGAACATGGATAGAGAGGAATTCGCTGTGACAAGAGCTTTGACTGGATTCGTGTGGATGGTGTTCTCTTGTCCAAACTAAAAACTAATATAAAAAAAGACAGTGGAATCGAGCTCAACAACCGACCACGGTGCGTCTGGCGGTTCGCGATCATcatccttttttgttgttgttgcgcaCCGCTTTTAAAAAAATTAATTGAATGCATTTTTAATGTAGCCGGGGGAGATCAGAGGTGGGCTTATATTTGAATTAAAAAACAACCATGGGGGGCACAGATGAGTGTAAAACCATGCTGGATGCTCTGAACAAAGTCACAGCGTGCTACAGGCACCTGGTCATCGCGCTGGGCAGCACATCGGACTCTCAGAACCTGCGCGAGGAACTCAAGAAGACCCGGAAGAAAGCCCAGGAGCTCGCTGTGGCCAACCGGAATAAACTAACCGAGTTGCTCAAAGACAAGACCACCAGCAAGGACGACCGGGCTGAGTATGAGAGGCTATGGGTGCTGTTCACCAGCAGCATGGAGCTactggaagtggacatgaagcgGAGCTTGGAGATAGGGCAGGAGTTCCCCCTCAAGGTGCCCACCAGACACCTCATCCAGACGGGCATGACCGGCAGCACCACCACGGTGGCCGCCAGGGCCATGTCTGTGCAGAACATGAAGTACGACGCGGACAGCAACATCGACACTGCCGACCTGAAGGAGCTCCAGGCTGAGATCACCCAGGTGGGCCagatgatggaggagatggagatgaaGGTGCAGGTGGCTCCGTGGGCCGTGGAGGCCAAGCAGGAGGCCGGCGCCGAGCTCAAATCCACCCTGAGCGTCGGGAACTCCTCCGTGGGCGTCATTTCCATCTGTGAAGAGGAGCCCAAGGACGAGATAGATGAAGGGGGTGA includes:
- the LOC124035448 gene encoding regulator of G-protein signaling 9-binding protein-like; translated protein: MGGTDECKTMLDALNKVTACYRHLVIALGSTSDSQNLREELKKTRKKAQELAVANRNKLTELLKDKTTSKDDRAEYERLWVLFTSSMELLEVDMKRSLEIGQEFPLKVPTRHLIQTGMTGSTTTVAARAMSVQNMKYDADSNIDTADLKELQAEITQVGQMMEEMEMKVQVAPWAVEAKQEAGAELKSTLSVGNSSVGVISICEEEPKDEIDEGGDNNGMITCIAGFIFVAIVVIAGILGYFVIGG